CGCATAATGTTTCCTCAGCCTCAAGAGACTGAAAATAAAATAGAACCAAGCTCAAAGCTCCCGCGATAAATTGTGCGCAAGCATGAACGTTTTATTTAGGTAACGGAGATTATGCGTAGAGTGAGTTTAAGTAGACGTAGAGGGTATTTCCGTCTTTCCAACCACTAAGTCGGTGCTGTGACGATGCATATCGGAAATAAAAAGGCGTGAGTAGTCGAGTCGTCTCATTGACAGCGAAGTGCTCTAAGTAGCAAGGCGAACCAAAGTCAGCAACTTGCGTGTAGTGCGGTGTTTCTTGCTCTCGAGATTCATGACCGCCGCCAATCCATCGCCAAGATAAAAGAATACCTTGAGCATCATGCTCACCAAAAGAGTTCGAAGTTGGTCGAGTTGGTTTATTCGGTTTTGACTGGCGCTGGTTTAGCTTGTTTGCAAGCCGAGATGAAGGTTCATGCGATATGGCTAGGAAATGATTATATGACGACGATTGCCACGTTGTTCCTGCTGTATCAAGCCTCGTATCCTTTATATCAGACGCAGCCATTCCAATTGGCGCGAAAAACGCGACAATCAAAGATAGGAAAAACGACAAACTGAACTGACTCAAAAGGAAAAACCAATATTAGTTGAAGATCTGCATTATGTTCCCATACTTCTTCAAAGACAAATAAAAAAAGCTAAAACATAGGTTGGTAAATTAGCAGTCATCTTGAGGTAACAAAGCTAAGCAACTATATTCAAAAAAGCAGTGGTGGAATGGAGATGACAATGGAACTGTCACAGAATGAAAGACTTACCTTGGTCAAATACGCGCTTGGTGTTTTGGACGGTTGGGGCGCCTCGAACGAACAAACAGAGGCTATCTTAGAGCTATCAAAAGAACAGCATGCGCGACTAAAAGTCACGCCAGCTACTGTACCTATTGGACCCTCTACGTTTGAGCGCGTCCACCTCATCGTAGAAATCGATGGTTTATTACGAACCGCATTCGAAAGCTCACACTTTATCAATAACTTCATTAATGTCAGAAACAACTCAACCGTTTTCAACGGCTACGCCCCCATTGAGCATATCGAGCACGGTGATCTCACGGCGATCAAACGTCTAAAACAGTGCGTAAGAGACATGGCTAGGGCTGCAGAGAAAGAACGAGATCAGTCTCCTTGGTAATCCTCAGGTTAGAACACTTCACCACTTACCACATTTAAGTAGATCTTGTGTTCAGTTTCTATCCCGCCGCAGTAGGTGAAATACACACTATCCTGGTGGTTGATTGATTTTATCCAACCACCGACTTCCTCAAAGTCAGCAAGACGACATCGACGTTGTCGAATAAGCTTGGTACTCGCATCGAGAAAGGCTTCTTGGTAACTCATATAGTTGTCACTATTTTCGATGTAATCTTTAAGTACATCTAGCCAAACTTTGCCCTCTAGTTTCACTTGCTTAGTAGAGAGTGACGTTGAGTCAACCCATTGCGATACTTCTTCAGCACCCTCTTCTAACTGGTAAATTGGCGCTATGCGTATCCAGTCACCGCGTCTTTCCATGACACTTAAACGCTCACCATAATAGGCAATACCATCGGGCATAGAGTTAGTTTCTGGCTGGGTGTAGACTGTTTCCGAAGCTCGTGAGACATAATAATGAGTCGGTAAAGGAGCGGGCGCAGGAGTGGGCTCTTCAATCGTTGTTGGCTCGACGACATTATCGGCAACCATTACTTGGCGTGGCTCGTTGTTCGCTGCGGGCTCATCGTGATCAAAGTAACCCAAATAGTAGGCGACACCAGCACCTATGCTAAGCAGTACCGCCATTGCCCCAAGTGCCATTGCTATTTTCTTCAAACTCATTTACCTATTATCTTTTTTGACGCACCTCTGTATCGGCGTGACCGCCAAAGAGTTTAATTGATTGTGGTTTGAGTGGGCATGGAGTTCCTCAATAAATGGGCTCAAGTCGATGAATATGAAAAATTTTTCACACCACTTACATTCACCTACGAAATGTTTATGTTAACATTTCTCACTATAACAACTACTAAACTATCAACAACGCCAATGCTAGAACTACATAAAGATAACAATAATAAGCACTTACTACACGATATACAGCCATTCTCTGCGTCAAAATTTTCAATCGTGATGTGTGATTAAGCTCGAATGTTGAGAGCTATCACCTAATATACCTTTAATAAGATTACATTAAGCGGATACTGCGCGTATGAAGTATATCTTTTGCCTTATTCTAACCATGACGCTTACCTTAAGCAGCCATGGTTTTGCAGCACCTTCAAATAATGGTGCGAAGGACCAAACCTTTACTATTGGCGTCTTGAGCAACAAAGCACGTAAACATATCGTTTTCTCATCCCCGCTTGCAAAATATGTGAGCCAAGGGCTCACAGAGTATGGTTATACCAACGGTCGCGTAAAAGTCACCGACTCTATCTTTGAACTTGGTCAATGGTTGGAAAGCGGCGAAGTCGATATGGTATCGGAGACACTTTTTGCTGCTTTAAAGCTTCAAGAAGACTACCAGGGAGACATTGTTCTCCGCCGATGGAAAAAAGGTCAACCAGAGTATCAGACCGTATTCTTTGCGAGAAAAGATAGCGGTATCCAGTCTCTTGATGATCTATATGGAAAAATCCTAGTCCTAGAAGATAGAAGCTCCACGTCCGGGTTCTACTTGCCGGTTCAGAGCTTACTGAAGCATAAACTAGAAGTAACCCCTCATTTTTCACTTCCCAAAGCACCAACAGCGGATAAAGTTAATATAGTACTGGCTTCAGATATTTTGCGTCGAGCAGACGAAATTTCGCTTTCAACATGGGTCGCCCACTCTCAAGCCGATGTTGGCGCGTTTGCTAACACAAACTGGGAAGATTCAGGGGATATGCCGCCTCATATTAAGCCAGGAATGGAAATTATTCACCGTACTGAATTTGTCCCTCGTAGCGTTATTTTACTTCGCGGTGATTTAGATGCAAATGTACGCTCTGCAATCATCGAGACCCTGGTGAATGCCAACAAATCAGAGGAAGGAAAAGCTGCGCTTTATAAATTTCAAAAAACCACAAAGTTTGATCGTTTGTCCAAAGAGCGGTTACAGTCTTTAGCAGACTACAACCAATCCCGAGTTCAAATAGAACAGCTATGGTTAAATTAGGTTGGTTATAAGATGAAGTTAAACTTAAGACTACAAGGGCAGTATATGCTAGTGACGTTTGCGCTAGCCGTAGTCATGACGCTGACCAGCGCTGCTGTGCACCTTTGGTTATCGTCAAACCACTCTGAAAGACTGTTGCAAGAACTCACCGTTCAAAACAGTAAGACATTTAGAACTGAACTAAGTAAGCGTGCAACCCAAATGTCAACATACCTTGCAGAAGCTATGTTCGACCCACTTTACATGTATAACCTTGAAGAGGCAGGCTACCTAATCGAGCCTCTGCTTCAGATGGAAGAGATTGAGCACCTGGTTATTTTCGACAAGAAAGGCAACGTCTTTCATGATGGTGACCCTTCTTTAGAACAACTAGGAAAGCCTGCAAGCTTTGCAGTTGATGTAAAGCAAGTTATAGCGAATGGCAAACCGATTCATATGTTTATGGAATCAAGCCTAGTCGTTATTCGCCCTATTCGAGCTGCCGATGAAACTATCGGTGGGATTTACCTAGAAATGTCCCTAGACAAGGTGGATAACGAAATATCCGCCATGGCTACGCTTATTGAAGCGACAAATAAACGCTCTCAAGATGCGTTATATGTCGGAGTGTTAGCTGCTGCGGTTCTGCTATTGTCACTATCTGGATTAATGGCCGCCATAATATCCAGAAGGTGGAGCCGCCCACTTGTTCAGCTTACTAAGCAAGCCGAGTCTATCGGGCGCGGTGATTTCAAACTAGCTCAGACGATGAATAGCGAGGAGCGACAAGACGAAATCGGCAATTTGACCCTCGCTGTGCAATCGATGGCGACCAAACTGGAGCATCGTACGCAAAAGATTTCTCACTTAGCTTATCACGATGCACTCACGGATTTACCCAACCGCACGCGTTTCATTCAGCATTTGCAAGGGACTATCAAGTCGTATCCAGCAACGTCATTTAGCGTACTCTTCCTAGACCTTGATGAGTTTAAGGTCGTCAACGATAACTATGGCCATGACAGTGGCGATTTCCTGCTTATGCGCATTGCAGAGAAACTCACCCGCTGTGCTCGAGAAATTACCAATGATCATCCATTAACCATGATCTCCCGCATCGGCGGGGATGAATTCCTCATGTTGATTCCACACCTGAAAACAACAGAAGACGTCGACGCTGTTGTTAAGAAGATTTTCTTAGCGGTGCGCTCCCCAATCTTGATGGAAAATGAAGAGCTTGTCGTAGGTGGTAGTATCGGCATCGCTCGCTACCCAAGAAACGGAAAGACTGCCGAAGACCTAATCAAGAATGCAGATATTGCCATGTACCGCGCAAAAGCTGATGGCAAAAACACGCACAAAGTGTTCACACCTAAGATGTTCAAGTCTGTTGTACATCGCGCCAATATTGAAAGGGAGCTACGTCGCTCACTCGCGGATTTACAGCAGTTTGAATTATGGTTCCAGCCTCTTGTGTGTCTTAAAACAGGACGAGTTATGGGTGCTGAGTCCTTAGTGAGATGGCGTCATCCAACCCTTGGGATCGTTCCTCCTGGTGATTTTATTCCTATTGCCGAAGAAACCGCTATGATTCTGCCTCTAGGTCAGTGGCTAATTGAACGCTTGTGCTTTCAAATTCAGCAATGGATGCCCTATTTCTCACACGACTTCCATGTTTCGATCAATATTTCATCCAAACAGCTCTATCGTCAGAATTTAGTAGAGATGTTCGCGTTTTACATGGAAAAATACCACGTACCACCGCACACCATTCGTATGGAAATTACTGAGAGCTTGCTGTTACAAGATGAAGATGAAGCAGAAAGAACGCTAAAGGCTATCCGTGCGAGTGGCATTGAAGTTTGGCTTGACGACTTTGGTACTGGCTATTCATCGCTTAGCTACCTACGCCGATTTACTGTCGATGGCATCAAGATAGATCAGTCATTTGTCAGAGACATTATCGCTGATTCAAAAGACCAACAGCTCGTTCAAGCTATGGTTGCAATGGCAAATAACCTTGATCTACTCGTCGTAGCTGAAGGAATTGAAACGCTTGAACAAGCGGAAAAACTCGCACAGATTGGCTGTGAGGTAGGACAAGGTTTCTACTTTGATAAACCAATGCCGGTCGATGATTTTGTGCGAAGGCTAATTAACGAGAGTAACTCTAACGTCGTAGAGTTCAAGGTATAAGAACAAGGGCATTCTTTCTTATCGAATGCCCTTAGTTGTTCTATTGACGGTTTAAATGTTGGTCAACCTCAACGGCCAACGCAACCGATGCCCCTACCATTGGGTTATTGCCCATTCCGATAAAGCCCATCATGGCAACGTGAGCCGGAACCGATGAGCTACCAGCAAATTGCGCGTCAGCATGCATTCGACCCATGGTGTCTGTCATACCGTAGCTTGCTGGACCCGCTGCCACGTTGTCTGGGTGAAGAGTTCGACCTGTACCGCCTCCTGATGCTACCGAGAAATATGTTTTACCCAAAGCAAGACGCTCTGATTTATAAATACCGGCGACCGGGTGTTGGAATCGCGTAGGGTTAGTTGAGTTTCCGGTGATACTGACATCAACATTCGCCTCGTGCATGATAGCCACACCCTCACGAACATCATCCGCCCCATAACAGAGAATTTCTCCGCGTTCACCTTGGCTAAAGCGCTTACGGCTCACCTCTTCAAGTTCACCCGTTTCATAATGATATTGGGTTTTGACATAAGTGAATCCATTGATTCTAGAGATCAAATAAGCAGCATCTTTACCTAGACCGTTTAATACGACTTTTAGCGGTGATGTTCGAGATTTATTGGCGTTCAATGCAATTTTGATTGCGCCCTCTGCCGCGGCAAATGACTCATGACCGGCTAGAAAAGCAAAACACTGAGTTTCTTCGTTAAGGAGTCTTGCAGCCAACGCACCGTGACCAAGACCAACTTCTCGCTGTGACGCCACACTTCCCGGCTTGCAAAATGCCTGAAGCCCTTCACCGATACTGAGCGCAGCCTGTTGAGCATTATTTGCCTGACGATATAGAGCGAGTGCACCACCCAACGTATACGCATTGCAAGCGTCTTCAAACGCGATGGGTTGTGTCTCTAAAACGAGTTTCTTTGGATCGATATCTTGCGCTAAGCAGTATTGGTAGGCTTGCTCTAATGTATCGAAGCCCATTTCATTTAATAGTGATTGTTTAGTGATTGGCATAATAGGTACCTCAGCTTAGTCTTGACGTGGATTAACGGTTTTTACAGCTTCATCAAAGCGACCATAACGCCCTGTAGCGTTTGCCACCGCCTCTTGTGCAGGTATGCCCTTACCCACATCTGCCATCATTTTCCCTAAGTTAAGGTATTCATAGCCGATAATTTCATTGTCTTCATCTAGTGCAAGCTGCGTGACATAACCTTCAGCGACTTCCATGTATCTTGGACCTTTAGCACGCGTCGAGTAGCTTGTGCCAACTTGGCTTCGCTGAGTTTTGCCTAGATCTTCAAGCGCAGCCCCTACCTCAAGTCCCCCTTCAGAGAACGCCGACTGAGTTCGTCCATAGGCGAACTGCAAAAATATCTCGCGCATCGCAACGTTAATAGCATCACAAACTAAATCAGTGTTCATCGCTTCAAGAATGGTTTTACCTGTGAGGATTTCCGACGCCATTGCGGCAGAGTGTGTCATACCAGAACAGCCAATGGTCTCTATTAAGACCTCTTCTACAACGCCGTTCTTAACATTGAGGGTGAGCTTGGCAGCGCCTTGCTGCGGCGCACACGCGCCAACACCATGACTGAGACCAGAGATAGCAATCACGTCTTTTGGGTTTAACCAGCGACCTTCGACAGGAATAGGTGCAGATGGATGCAGTGCCCCTTGCTGAATTGGACACATTGATTGAATTTCTTGAGAGTATTGCATTGTGTTTTCCTATGACGGGAAAACAGGCGTAGGAATCGGCTTATGAACTACAGTCAGTGGTCGACAGAACCAGTCCCACGCAATAATAACGCATAGACAAGTTACACCTGTTTTCTGAAACTGTAGGAGTCATCAGCCAAATGGCGGTTAAGTAGGTGGAACCCCATCACCTTGGTGGTAATAGTAGATCTAAGTCACATTTCATTGCAATAGTTCGCGCTAGAACAATTCGTCATAATTATTCGACTCTTTATTCCTTCCCTTTGTAAGTATAGTTATATCAAACGTTACAAAAACAACATATAAACACACCTTATTGGTCGGTATGCTCCTGTCAGATAAGCGTTAAATTTACCGAATAAAAGTATAGATTTCATACACAAAGTGTTGATGCCTACATGCTAGAATTTTAAAATCTAGCGCTTTTATTTTATAGCAAGTTTTAATATTAGGTTCGCAAGCTAGCTTTATTAGTGCGCAGCATAATTGGAGATAAAAAGTGTCAACAACACAAACTGGCGACCAAAATCAGCGTTGGAAATTCATTCTTCTACTCGCCATCGTCGCTGTGGTATTTAGTGGTCTGTTTGATCATGATGTCTGGACGCCAGATGAACCCAGAGTCGCTGCGATTATTCACAGCATGTACTTAACTGGGGACTATATTATCCCTCAGTTTGCAGGGATTTCATTCGTCGAGAAGCCACCTGTTTTCTTTATTGTTTCAACTCTATTTATGCACGCAACGGGTCTCGATGCCATTATGGCAGGCCGTTTAGCGCTCGCTCTACTGTGCTTAGGCTCACTCGCAGCGACCTATCGCATCGCCTATCTGTTCAAAGGAGAAAACTTCGCTTGGGTCGCACTGGCCGTACTAGGCACGCTTGAGGGGTTTGTACTGAATTTCCATTGGCTCCGTGTCGACGCCGCGCTTATGTTTACCACTATTGCAGCTATTTGGGCATTCAGTGAAGCCTATTTGCGACAAAAACTGGGCTTTCTCGTTGTCGCTGGCGCATTCACTGGTCTCGCATTCTTAAGCAAAGGACCCGTTGCGATCGTACTCTGTATTGGTCTTGCTTGGGTCCCGTTGATCAGTAGAGCTGTGTATCTTCGTAAGCAGTTCCCAGAACAAGCAGCACCAATGGGTCAGTTTGTTCTGATGCATATTATTGGTATTGCTGCCATGTGTTTGGTTGCCGCAAGCTGGATCTATCCATTCTATAAGACCGCGTCACCAGATCTTTGGAAGGCATGGTTCTGGGACAATCAAGTGGGTCGCCTAACTGGCTCTGCAACTAATACCCTTGGACACAACCACGCGGGTAAACCCTTTTATTATGTCAACGGTGTCCTAGAATACGGCGCCCCTTGGACCCCTCTATTAGTGCTATGGCTCGGACATTTCATTTACAAGCTTCGCCAACCAAAGCAACTTACATGGATTGATGGCTTCTTGGCGTTTTGGTTTACCCTGGCGATATTTGTTTTATCTTACTCAGTAACCAAGCGTTCTATGTATCTGGCACCCTTGATGCCGCTGTTCGCTCTCATGATCGCAGATGCGCTCATCACCTTCTCAGGCAAATGGTTTGATTGGTACCGCCGTGGTTGGATGACATTAATGTCATTTGTCTTGGTGGCTTTCGCCGTTGTCCCTCTATGGGCTAACTTGCTGCCTCAGGAGAAAATTCCCGAAGCACTAATGGACTGGCTCAGTACTTGGCACCTTGTTGCGTTAATCCCATTGATTGCGATTGCACTAATGCTGGTTGTTGAGCGCAAACTTTGGCCACAATGGACAAAGATGGCGATAGTGACTGCGCTATTTTTCTCGAGCGCATTTACTTACTTGTTCCCAGCTATCGATATTGCCAAAGATATGAAGCCTGACCTTCAAGCATTTGTTGAACAAGTACCAGAACAGAAGCGTGACCGTATCGCGAGTTACCATTTTTCGGAAACCATGACCTCTATATTCTTCCTTTATCATGACTGGGCAGTCCCGCAGGTTGACCGAGCCCGCGCGCAAGATATTCTTGATGGTGTCGACCCGGATTACGACTATCTTCTGCTAGATAGAAGTAATTCTCTTCAAGATATTGTGACGTTTGCCGGATTTAGACCCGACACTCAAATCGACATACTGGCAAAAGGTACGCCACGAAGTGACAAAGTCAGAGACGCCGTATTCTGGCTCTCCGGGAAATAGCAAAGACCCATTTGAAAGCCCCTGCATCCTCGTGGACAGGGGCTTTTTTTCGATCTATTTAAGATTTAGATCACACCTCTGAATGCACCTAATGAAAGCCAGAGCCACGAGTTAACAATACGTTACAAAATACCAACTCAGGATCAACCTAGTTTCAATCAGTTAAAAGTCAGCACCAGTAATCTGATATACCAAACCAATAGTAGCTTGATTGATATAGCCTCTTTCCATTGGAATCTAATCGAATAACGCACTATGATGTGCTCACTATAAAGATACAAACACCGCTGTTTGACCGATTGTTGCAAGTTTTAAGGCTAAATTGTCACAATAAACAGGTAAGATAGCGGTACAAAACAGATACAACAACGTCACAGGCTCACTAACATGTTCGAACAGAAACAATTTGAATTAATGAAGAACACTCTTGAGGGAAAGGTAAAAAACATTGATGTTATCCCTTGCTGCAGCAAGGAATCTCTCATGGATGCAATAAGAGGCGCCACTTCTGTTAACGATCTTATCGGGATCAACAAAGCAATATTACGATTAGTCAGTAAAGCAGCGTAAAGACTGCGCACTAACTCTGAAAAAGAGCAATGCTAGGTTGCTCTTTTTGTTCACCCCATTCACCCTGCACATTGATACCCAACCTACCCATAATCTGGGTAATTATTTTCACTTGACGTTTTTCAGTAACACGTTAACTTAGTCGTGTCTTAACTGGGTGGTTTATTACCTTCCAATCAACGATTGAGAAAACACTTTTTGCATACTTTTAGGCACAACACTTTTCGCGCTCTGTTTCTATTCACTGCCGTAATGGTAGTGTTGTTGTGCGCCCTCAAAACGAATGTCGCCTACCACAGCAAAATTCAGACCTCAAAAGTTACGCTATCTAGTCATTTAAGCGTCAATGACCTATTCAACGCAGAATCAATCGATCATATTGTGCACGACACTGCTTCGACTGAAGAACCCTGCTTTGTGACTAAAAAGTTGCTGACCCATTCCCTTCCTAACATGGAAGATTTTACACCCATACTGTTTCTTATTGCGCTTGCCGCAATCCTGTTTACTCACCAACCTCAGCGTAAAGCCACACAACGTGTGGACGAAGCTCCACCGAAAAACCGGCTTCATCTCACTCTCTGCACATTTCGGGAATAAAAAAGTACTCACCAAGGTCTATTAATTACTTTTTGGAGAATACTGTGTCGAACGAAAACACTGAAGTTAGACGTGCCCCGATGATGGCACTCGCAATTACCTCGTCTTTAAGACGAACAATCAGCATTGCTTTTATGCTTCTGCTGATGAGCACCGCTGCATTTTTTAGCGCGACCTCTGTCGCTCAGTCTTCTGGCTGGGTACAAGACCCTATGCACCCTCCCGTTAGAGTGCGAGCCCTTTCAACTGGACACATTGATCCTAGCACTCGTCAAATGGAGATGGTGTTAGATGTTGAATTAGATGGAGAGTGGAAAACCTATTGGCGTAGTCCTGGCGAAGGTGGTGTTGCTCCCGAATTTGATTGGAGCGACTCAACCAACATCGACGACATCGAATGGCATTGGCCAGTACCCGCCTATTATGAGCAATTAGGTATGCTGACCTTAGGCTACAAACATGAGGTGAGCTTTCCGCTTATCGTTACGGTTACTGACCCATCACAGCCTGTACAGCTCAAGGCTAACCTGCGCCTGTCAAGTTGTACGAATATCTGCGTTATTGCCGATTACCCTATCGAGCTTACCATCGACCCGAGCTCACTTGTGCTTGATTCCGACGCAGCGTACTTGTTTGGTCAAGGTATGAGTTTAACGCCAAAGAAAACTGAACAAGTTCAGGTTTCCGAGAGCTATTGGAATCAACAAGCGCAAACACTCACCCTCAAACTAACGACGGATTCTGCCTGGAAAAAACCGTTTATTTTGGTCGATGGAAAAGAGGTAGCGAATGAGTTTTTCTCTCAGCCCAAGCTTACCATTGAGGGTCATGCTCTTTATGCCACCTATCAGGTAAGTAACTGGCTTGGTGAAGCAGATATTTCAGACAAAATGGTTCAGATCACCGTATCCGATGAACTGATACTGGCAGAAACCTCAACCACTGTATCTACCACCCCAATATCGGTACCGAGCGAGGGTGGATTAATCTGGATGTTAGGTTTTGCTTTGCTAGGTGGGCTGATTCTCAATGTGATGCCCTGTGTGCTTCCCGTCTTGGGAATGAAGCTTAATTCCATCATTGTCGGCGCTAACCAATCCGCAAAGCAGGTTCGTCTATCATTCCTCGCCTCAACCGCTGGCATCATCACTTCGTTTTTGATTTTGGCAGGCGCGCTCAGTGCGTTGAAAATGGCAGGGCACATGGTCGGCTGGGGGATCCAATTTCAAAGCAGTGGATTCATCATTTTCATGGCGGTTGTAACACTGCTATTTGCCGCTAACCTACTCGGACTGTTCAATATCCAGCTGCCAAGCTCCATGAATACTTGGTTAGCAACGAAAGGTGATCACAGTTACGGCGGACACTTCATCCAAGGTATGTTTGCAACCTTGCTCGCCACACCATGCAGTGCACCTTTTCTTGGTACCGCCGTCGCCTATGCACTCGGTGCAAGTTATGGCGAGCTTTGGCTTATCTTCGCCGCCTTAGGCATTGGAATGAGCTTACCTTGGATTTTATTCACCATCTTTCCGTCATTAGTGAAAGCTTTCCCACGACCTGGTCCATGGATGAATAAGCTCAAGGTTCTGTTTGGCGCCATGATGCTACTCACAAGCTTGTGGTTAACCTCTTTGCTCTCGGTGTTTATCGGCAAGCCAGCAACCGTCGGAATTATCGGTATTATTTTACTGACCGTCTTTATCTTGCTAGGTAGGACGTTTGGGAAAAAAGCGGTGATTTTGATGTCGGGCTTTTCGGTGTTTGCACTTGGTGGAGGGCTTATTATCGGCAGCATCACTGCAGATAGTTGGTCGACACCAATCGTTGATAACCTCAATTGGCAGCGATTAGATGCCAATTCTATCCCAGCACTGGTCGCGGATGGAAAAACCGTGTTTGTTGATGTTACCGCAGATTGGTGTATTACCTGCAAAGCCAACAAGATTGGTGTCGTGCTCCAAGACCCTGTATACAGCGAGCTGCAACAAAGCAACGTAGTGACAATGCGCGGAGACTGGACAACACCAAGTGACAGCGTCACGAAATATCTACAAAGTTATGGCCGTTACGGCGTGCCGTTCAATATCGTCTACGGACCTAACCATCCAGAGGGAATTCCACTGCCTGTAATACTCACCTCTGAGTCGATAACACAAGCACTTAATGCGGCAAGTGGGACTCCAAATGGCTAAACGCAAAAGTTGGAAAGGCACATTGTTTAAATGGAGTAAAGAGCTTATCAGCGTCTTTGTGCTGGTCACTCTGGTTTCTCTCGCTCTCGATTGGTATCGAAGTTTAGATATGCCGAATGGGGAGGCTCCAGCTCTTCAAGCGGTAACACTCGACAATATTCCCGTTGATATTATCGAGCAGAGCCACCAAGAGCCGGTTGTCCTCTATTTTTGGGCGACCTGGTGCGGAGCGTGTCGATTTGTAAGCCCAACGATTGACTGGTTCTCCGGCCGTTACCAA
This is a stretch of genomic DNA from Vibrio maritimus. It encodes these proteins:
- a CDS encoding protein-disulfide reductase DsbD family protein, with the protein product MALAITSSLRRTISIAFMLLLMSTAAFFSATSVAQSSGWVQDPMHPPVRVRALSTGHIDPSTRQMEMVLDVELDGEWKTYWRSPGEGGVAPEFDWSDSTNIDDIEWHWPVPAYYEQLGMLTLGYKHEVSFPLIVTVTDPSQPVQLKANLRLSSCTNICVIADYPIELTIDPSSLVLDSDAAYLFGQGMSLTPKKTEQVQVSESYWNQQAQTLTLKLTTDSAWKKPFILVDGKEVANEFFSQPKLTIEGHALYATYQVSNWLGEADISDKMVQITVSDELILAETSTTVSTTPISVPSEGGLIWMLGFALLGGLILNVMPCVLPVLGMKLNSIIVGANQSAKQVRLSFLASTAGIITSFLILAGALSALKMAGHMVGWGIQFQSSGFIIFMAVVTLLFAANLLGLFNIQLPSSMNTWLATKGDHSYGGHFIQGMFATLLATPCSAPFLGTAVAYALGASYGELWLIFAALGIGMSLPWILFTIFPSLVKAFPRPGPWMNKLKVLFGAMMLLTSLWLTSLLSVFIGKPATVGIIGIILLTVFILLGRTFGKKAVILMSGFSVFALGGGLIIGSITADSWSTPIVDNLNWQRLDANSIPALVADGKTVFVDVTADWCITCKANKIGVVLQDPVYSELQQSNVVTMRGDWTTPSDSVTKYLQSYGRYGVPFNIVYGPNHPEGIPLPVILTSESITQALNAASGTPNG
- a CDS encoding protein disulfide oxidoreductase, whose translation is MAKRKSWKGTLFKWSKELISVFVLVTLVSLALDWYRSLDMPNGEAPALQAVTLDNIPVDIIEQSHQEPVVLYFWATWCGACRFVSPTIDWFSGRYQVVSVALSSGPDQRVKQYMQSKDYHFPVINDVNSLISRQWNITVTPTIAVINKGQIENISTGVTTPMGLWLRILSAQ